The following is a genomic window from Desulfofarcimen acetoxidans DSM 771.
CAGCGATCCTTGAGTACAAAATATTTCTCAACTCTGTCAATGTAATTCCTGGTTGACAACTCTTTTAACGTTTGGGCCACCATCACCCTTGATACTCCGACGAAATCGGCAATATCCTGTTGGGTCAGGTATAATTTGATTTTAGTGCCTTCAGGGCAAGGTTCACCATGTTCTATGGATAAACGGATCAACAAGTTTAGCACCTTTTCCCGAGTCGATCCGGTGCGTAGTTCAGTTACTTGCTCCCATGTATCATACAGCCGGTTACCCAGGCTAAAAATAACCTGCATGGCCAAATCCGGCGATTCTCTAATAATTTGTTCCAGGCTCTGACGGCTGAGAGAACAAACCCGGGCAGTTTCCAAGGCTATAGCGGAAGCCGGCTGAGTACCTTTTCTAAACAGGGCTGCCTCCCCCAGTACCTCACCCTTGCCGGCCACCTGTAAAATAGCCTCTTTACCTTCTTCATTTACCCGCACCAATTTAAAACTACCTTCTTTAATCAAAAACAAACTATCAGTGGGGTCCCCTTGGTGAAATAAAACATCTCCACGCTGGTAATATTTCTTGGCCGCAGCTTTAAGGCAAACCTGGCTGAAAACCTGCTGCTCCACACACTCAAATAAAGGAAAGTCCTTCAAGCAAAGACAACGGTTTTTCATTAAGATAATCTCCCTGTTGTAAATTTATTAACATATGAAATAATTAAATAGCTATATAATTTTATGTATCATTATATCTCAAAGAAGTATAAGTACCAATGACCAAAATCATTAAAATGAAATTTTTACAACAGCACGGAATTGTTATTTATAAACCAATTATTAATCTCAACCGCTAAAAAACAAGTTTTCTTGTAAAGTAGTTTACAGATAAATTAGTGTTTTAGTAGCATAATAACATAAGAAATACTTAAATAGGAAGGTATTGATTTCCCGTTTAACAGTGTTGAAGATGTAGCTGAAACAATCGTTACAAAAGCAGGTCTAAAATAACAAAAACCATTCTTGTTAATCGTTCGCCAATTATTAGTTAGTCCTGTAGTAATCCTACAGGACTTTTTTTAGGTTGGGGTACCGATAGCAAAACGCAAACAAAACAAGCGCAACTGATTAACAAAATCCTGTTCTTTACCATTTGTAACTTTCGCTGTTTGAAAAGCAACTTTAACCAAATCATATATTTGAGAAAATTCTTCCGTTTTTTCTTTTCTAATAACCATAGTTTTCTCACTCCTGTTATAGATTACTTATTAGGCGGTCGATTAATGCCATTGCTGCGAGTATTCTGAGCCCACAATACACAAAATGCTCCTTCCATTTATTACGCAAACTTTTCCTGCCAAGATTTTTTCCACTGTTCAAAATTAAGATGAGGGTTTAAATCAGGAAAATGTTTGCCATCTACAGACCAGACCATTTCTTTTCCTAGTTTATTTTTGCCTTCCTTAACTGCTGGTCTGGAATAACCACCTATAGCTTTGTTATCCACCATAAAAACATATATTGCAGTTTTTCCTGTTGATTGGATATCAACAAAATGACTCAATGGAGTCCATTCATCTAAAGGGTGGTTCTGAACGGTGAACTTTTCAACAGTTATTTTTTTAAGAAGATATTTTTTGGGGTCAAAGCACTGTACTGCCCACTCTTCTATATATGGTTCTTGGATTATCTTTTCTTTTGTTAGTACATATTTTTCGAATATACCATCGTATGAAACAATTTTATAACCCTTATTCTCAATGTACTTTTTAGAAACTTTTTGACTGGTTGTCATGTTAGAATTATTGGTTTCCTGTACAAGATTTATGCCTTTTGTTGTATTCGAACAGCCTGCCCCAAAAATTATAATCATTCCTAATAAAAAAATGGTTACATACCGTTTCATTTGTAGCGCCTCCCGAATGCTTTGACGATACCTAATGTGTTTTATTAGCCTAATTATTTTATATGGGTATTTAAATTGTAACTATATTATTACACATGGGATTTCTGGTATCACAACTTGTAAAACAGTAAACATCCTCTGGGACGAGCCCTTGGTTTTTCAGGAGCGATTTTCTATAAATAGTTTAGTTATTTCATTAACTATTAATGGAATTATTGCCATAAATACAACCAGGCTCCAATCTACTAAGCTTAAATTATGCACCTTAAACGCATTTGCCAAAAATGGTATGGATATTACCCCAAGCTGTAGAATAAATCCTATTATTATTGCACCAATTAGATACATATTTGAACATATTCCGATTTGGAATATTGACTTACTTGAGTTTCTCATGGCTAATGAATAGAACAGTTGAGAACCAGCAAGTACCACAAATGCCATTGTTCTAGCATATGTTGTTACATCTTCTGGTATATTTCTTGATCCAAGGCTATATCCATACTCTCTTAATCCAAAGTTGAAAGCTGCCAAGGTTAGTATACCGATCAATGCACCACCGAAAATAGCTCTAAGCCCTACACCATCAGCAAAGAAACTTTCTTTTGGATCTCTTGGTTTCTTTCTCATCACATCCTTATCTCCGGGATCTATTCCAAGTGCAATAGCTGGCAATGTATCGGTTATTAGATTTATCCATAGAATCTGGGTAGGCAGAAGAGGTACTGGCCAGAAGAAGAGGATAGAAGCTAATATAGTAATAACCTCTCCTAGATTGCAGGATAATAGGAATATCACAGACTTCCTTATATTATTATATATATTCCTTCCTTCTTCGATTGCATGAACAATTGTAGTGAAGTTATCATCTGTTAATATCATATCGCTAGCACCCTTGGAAACATCGGTACCAGTTATTCCCATGGCAACTCCTATATCAGCATATTTTAATGCGGGAGCATCATTTACACCATCACCAGTCATGGATACTATATTTCCTTGTGATTTATAAGCTTTTACTATCTTAACCTTATGTTCTGGCGATACTCTGGCAAACACTCTGTAATCATTTATTCTGTTTGCGAAATCCTTTTCTGATAGTTGATCAATTTCAGCACCTGTTAGACTCTGCTCTATTGAATCTGCAATTCCAAGCTCCTTAGCAATTGCAACCGCTGTATTTTTATGGTCACCGGTAATCATTACAGGTGTAATACCTGCCATTTTTGCTTCTTTTATGGAATTCTTAACTTCAGATCTTGGAGGATCAATCATACCAACAAGTCCAATTATAGTTAGATCCTTTTCCATATCTTCCGGTTCTATCAAGCTTCTTGTATCCTTAAATGCGACACCCAGAACTCTTAAAGCATCATCCGACATTTCTTCTGTTACCTTCAAGTAGTTGGCTTTGATATCTTCGGTTAATGGAACTGTCTTGCCATCTATAAGAACACTATTGGAAATTGACATTAAATTATCAATTGCACCCTTTGTATGTACTCTATAACCAGTTCCTTCTTCATTTAAAGTTGACATTAGCTTTCTGTCGGAATCAAAAGGCTTTTCAGAAATCCTCTTATAATTTGCACTCAAACTTATTTGTGAAAGGTTGTATTTATTACCTAATATCAGTAAAGCTATTTCAGTAGGATCTCCGGTGCCTTGATCATTTTCATAAGTAGCATCCGAACATAAAACAAACGACTTAATCAATTCTTTTTCGTTATCGGAAGCTTTAAGATTTACTCCTACTTCAGGTACTTCAGTCAATTTATTAAAAGTATAATACTTAACTACTGTCATCTTATTTTGAGTAAGAGTACCTGTTTTATCTGAGCATATGATATTAACAGAACCCAGGGTTTCAACCGCAGGAAGCTTTTTTACTATGGCATTGATTTTAGACATTTTAGCAACTCCAAGAGCTAACACAATAGCAACTATAGCTGCCAATCCTTCGGGAATTGCTGCCACTGCTAAGCTAATCGCGGTTAAAAACATTTCAAACAAATCTCTTTTTTGAAGGAGAGCAATTATAAATATTAACGTACATATACCAATTGCAATAAATCCAAGTGTTTTTCCAAGCTCAGCTAATCTCCTTTGCAGAGGGGTCATTTCATTGTTATCTTCATCAAGAATCTCTGCAATTTTACCAATCTCTGTATCCATGGCCGTTGCGACAACAACACCTTCACCTCTACCATAGGTAGTAAGGGTAGACATGAAAGCCATATTAGACTTGTCACCTATCGGTGTTTTCGGATTTTCATAAATATCTTTTGCATTCTTGTCAGAAGGGACAGATTCCCCGGTTAGGGATGATTCTTCTATTTGAAGATTAGCGCTTTCTATCAATCTTAAATCAGCTGGCACAAATCTACCGGCATCTAAAATAATAATATCACCG
Proteins encoded in this region:
- a CDS encoding cation-translocating P-type ATPase — protein: MWFLKTQEEVLKELDANPLTGLTSEEAKTRLNQYGENKLKSKPKKTLILQFFAQLKDMLVYVLLGAAVITLFIGEYVDAIIIMLVVVLNAIIGVVQEYKAEKAIEALQQMTTPKSLVRRDGEVKEINSEEIVPGDIIILDAGRFVPADLRLIESANLQIEESSLTGESVPSDKNAKDIYENPKTPIGDKSNMAFMSTLTTYGRGEGVVVATAMDTEIGKIAEILDEDNNEMTPLQRRLAELGKTLGFIAIGICTLIFIIALLQKRDLFEMFLTAISLAVAAIPEGLAAIVAIVLALGVAKMSKINAIVKKLPAVETLGSVNIICSDKTGTLTQNKMTVVKYYTFNKLTEVPEVGVNLKASDNEKELIKSFVLCSDATYENDQGTGDPTEIALLILGNKYNLSQISLSANYKRISEKPFDSDRKLMSTLNEEGTGYRVHTKGAIDNLMSISNSVLIDGKTVPLTEDIKANYLKVTEEMSDDALRVLGVAFKDTRSLIEPEDMEKDLTIIGLVGMIDPPRSEVKNSIKEAKMAGITPVMITGDHKNTAVAIAKELGIADSIEQSLTGAEIDQLSEKDFANRINDYRVFARVSPEHKVKIVKAYKSQGNIVSMTGDGVNDAPALKYADIGVAMGITGTDVSKGASDMILTDDNFTTIVHAIEEGRNIYNNIRKSVIFLLSCNLGEVITILASILFFWPVPLLPTQILWINLITDTLPAIALGIDPGDKDVMRKKPRDPKESFFADGVGLRAIFGGALIGILTLAAFNFGLREYGYSLGSRNIPEDVTTYARTMAFVVLAGSQLFYSLAMRNSSKSIFQIGICSNMYLIGAIIIGFILQLGVISIPFLANAFKVHNLSLVDWSLVVFMAIIPLIVNEITKLFIENRS
- a CDS encoding Crp/Fnr family transcriptional regulator, with protein sequence MKNRCLCLKDFPLFECVEQQVFSQVCLKAAAKKYYQRGDVLFHQGDPTDSLFLIKEGSFKLVRVNEEGKEAILQVAGKGEVLGEAALFRKGTQPASAIALETARVCSLSRQSLEQIIRESPDLAMQVIFSLGNRLYDTWEQVTELRTGSTREKVLNLLIRLSIEHGEPCPEGTKIKLYLTQQDIADFVGVSRVMVAQTLKELSTRNYIDRVEKYFVLKDRCF